One window of the Streptomyces sp. ITFR-21 genome contains the following:
- a CDS encoding DUF6262 family protein, protein MSAEAKRRPADVLREARRKDSQEKRARVLARVDEMKAAGQAITCATVARAAEVSVWLVYQPEIKQYIDKARGQQELAGDRGTETGTAVSQGSLAVDLQLARAELKAVVKERDELRDALRRKLGQQVESAASEDVAARVRVLEEDARSRNRELAALSEERDRLQEELAEAQDDLIASREARRRLMQEVNRKDPGE, encoded by the coding sequence GTGAGCGCCGAAGCCAAGCGCAGGCCAGCCGACGTCCTGCGCGAAGCGCGCCGCAAGGACAGCCAGGAAAAGCGGGCCCGCGTCCTTGCCCGCGTCGATGAGATGAAGGCTGCCGGCCAGGCCATCACTTGCGCCACCGTCGCAAGGGCGGCCGAGGTATCCGTCTGGCTCGTCTATCAGCCGGAAATCAAGCAGTACATCGACAAGGCCCGGGGCCAGCAGGAGCTCGCTGGCGACCGAGGTACTGAGACCGGCACGGCGGTGAGCCAAGGCAGTCTCGCGGTCGATCTCCAACTCGCGAGAGCCGAGCTGAAAGCCGTCGTCAAGGAACGAGATGAGCTCAGGGATGCGCTTCGGCGCAAGCTCGGGCAGCAGGTGGAGTCGGCGGCATCTGAAGACGTCGCTGCCCGCGTCAGGGTGCTGGAGGAAGACGCTCGTAGTCGCAACCGAGAACTTGCCGCCCTGAGTGAGGAACGAGACCGCCTTCAAGAGGAGCTGGCCGAAGCCCAGGACGACCTCATCGCCTCCAGGGAGGCACGGAGGCGCCTGATGCAAGAGGTCAATCGCAAGGATCCTGGCGAGTGA
- a CDS encoding tyrosine-type recombinase/integrase, whose product MTTVVAPSRLIEARQRSLADRVDEWTAWLCERVDRDWRRGEWQHELMLFRGDPTNPLTAVRKCTVAACPTLTVGRTFCTDCSRDFERLGKPDLTEFQTSHQPNRNRMYGFAAICWAANGDCGRDSATHGLCAAHYARWRNRSGRSPELELTSWAETEEPFAALPSCAVGGCLYQRTAINELCPDHRRQWRDHRKATGAADSETGRKAWAGTMAPYLQAPDFSLAPLSELARLELLYVLQRGGLRGKKLEPAPIRFAVRHLADLPSIALAGESFLMPKTGERNYGGNRGALLREIQNQLRFALEEFQGIKPTDHLVWDLTAVGVVRRDSNRKKSRRNPGTMDFGKIEVLWLRDLLMQWATDTHPVSRDLWFHYRVCVLASQTLAQRPGGGSDPATLKFTDMAAVIKSVEAMTKADGTPLKSKSKAIYATKFFDFLEWGRNHDLLEDLSQKFGRHRDHNISYRDEENEEQIGKNIPESVIRQLDAHVDQLGEGMPYGAMATEDVKAMARTFYFLLRDTGRRPYEIGSLFLDCLEKDGGDWQLIWDNHKAGRYRRRLPITQSTVDIILAWKKLRLAMNVPEGSREYLFPARTAEGEYDHPVTTDIWQFIRNWADVIPVLDSEISGPDGTPEPFERKRVIPYAFRHSYCQRHADADVPQDVLQSLMDHVSPTTTSGYYKVSLKRKREAIKAVRAHVTDRLGNPAPMTSNLAYEQRSVAVAWGNCIEPNNVKAGGAACPIRHQCAGCPSYRPDPSYLPAIEDHIRALKADREAALDAGVAQFVVNNFDDQIEAYQGVRENQKRRLEAMTPQERQEVEEAAAVLRKVRAGSKARTVTLGLPTLGPPKETAE is encoded by the coding sequence GTGACCACCGTCGTCGCGCCCTCCAGGCTCATCGAGGCCCGCCAGCGCAGCCTCGCAGACCGCGTGGATGAGTGGACGGCGTGGCTCTGCGAGCGCGTCGATCGCGACTGGCGCCGCGGCGAGTGGCAGCACGAGCTGATGCTGTTCCGGGGAGACCCAACCAATCCCCTAACCGCGGTACGCAAATGCACCGTCGCGGCCTGCCCCACTCTCACCGTTGGCCGGACCTTCTGCACCGACTGCTCGCGGGATTTCGAGCGCCTGGGGAAGCCCGACCTGACCGAGTTCCAGACCAGCCATCAACCGAACCGCAACCGGATGTACGGGTTCGCCGCGATCTGCTGGGCTGCGAACGGCGACTGCGGCCGCGACAGCGCCACGCATGGGCTCTGCGCTGCCCACTACGCCCGTTGGAGGAACCGTTCGGGCCGCAGCCCCGAGCTGGAGCTCACTTCCTGGGCAGAGACCGAGGAGCCCTTCGCCGCGCTTCCGTCGTGCGCGGTCGGCGGATGCCTCTACCAGAGAACCGCGATCAACGAACTGTGCCCGGATCACCGCAGACAGTGGCGGGACCACCGCAAGGCCACAGGGGCGGCCGACAGCGAGACCGGAAGGAAAGCGTGGGCGGGGACCATGGCTCCCTACCTCCAAGCCCCGGACTTCTCGCTCGCCCCGCTGAGCGAGCTGGCTCGGTTGGAGCTTCTGTATGTCTTGCAGCGGGGCGGCCTGCGCGGCAAGAAGCTCGAACCAGCGCCGATCCGGTTCGCGGTCAGGCACCTGGCGGACCTGCCGAGCATCGCGCTGGCGGGTGAGTCCTTCCTCATGCCGAAGACCGGTGAGAGGAACTACGGCGGCAACCGCGGTGCCCTCCTGCGTGAGATCCAGAATCAACTGCGCTTCGCCCTGGAGGAGTTCCAGGGCATCAAGCCGACCGACCACCTCGTCTGGGACCTGACCGCCGTCGGGGTCGTGCGCCGGGACTCCAACCGCAAGAAGAGCCGTCGCAACCCCGGCACGATGGACTTTGGGAAGATCGAGGTGCTGTGGCTGCGTGACCTGCTCATGCAATGGGCCACCGATACGCATCCGGTCAGCCGAGACCTCTGGTTCCACTACCGGGTCTGCGTCCTGGCGTCCCAGACGCTGGCCCAGCGTCCCGGCGGGGGCAGCGATCCGGCCACGCTGAAGTTCACCGACATGGCTGCCGTGATCAAGTCCGTCGAAGCGATGACCAAAGCCGATGGCACGCCGCTGAAGTCGAAGAGCAAGGCGATCTACGCGACGAAGTTCTTCGACTTCCTTGAGTGGGGGCGCAACCACGACCTTCTGGAGGACCTGTCGCAGAAGTTCGGACGCCACAGGGACCACAACATTTCCTACCGGGACGAGGAGAACGAGGAGCAGATCGGGAAGAACATCCCGGAGTCGGTGATCCGGCAACTGGACGCGCACGTCGACCAGCTCGGCGAGGGGATGCCCTATGGCGCCATGGCCACCGAGGATGTGAAGGCCATGGCCAGAACCTTCTACTTCCTCCTGCGCGATACCGGCCGACGGCCCTACGAGATCGGCAGTCTGTTTCTGGACTGCCTTGAGAAGGACGGCGGGGACTGGCAACTCATCTGGGACAACCACAAGGCCGGCCGCTACCGGCGGCGCCTGCCAATCACGCAGTCGACGGTGGACATCATCCTGGCCTGGAAGAAGCTCCGGCTGGCCATGAACGTCCCTGAGGGAAGCCGTGAGTACCTCTTCCCGGCCCGCACCGCGGAGGGCGAATACGACCACCCTGTCACCACCGACATCTGGCAGTTCATCAGGAACTGGGCCGATGTCATTCCCGTCCTGGACTCCGAGATATCCGGCCCCGACGGCACCCCTGAGCCCTTCGAGCGGAAGCGCGTGATCCCTTACGCCTTCCGGCACTCGTACTGCCAGCGCCACGCCGACGCGGATGTTCCCCAAGACGTCCTTCAGTCCCTCATGGATCATGTCAGCCCGACCACGACGTCCGGGTACTACAAGGTGTCGCTCAAGCGGAAGCGGGAGGCGATCAAGGCCGTGCGAGCGCATGTCACCGACCGTCTGGGCAACCCGGCGCCCATGACCTCCAACCTTGCCTACGAACAGCGGTCGGTGGCCGTGGCCTGGGGCAACTGCATCGAGCCGAACAACGTGAAGGCGGGCGGCGCTGCCTGCCCGATCCGTCATCAGTGCGCCGGCTGCCCGTCCTACCGGCCTGATCCGTCCTATCTGCCGGCCATCGAGGACCATATCCGGGCGCTCAAGGCCGATCGCGAGGCTGCCCTGGATGCCGGGGTCGCCCAATTCGTGGTCAACAACTTCGACGATCAGATCGAGGCATACCAGGGCGTGAGGGAGAACCAGAAGCGCAGGCTGGAGGCCATGACACCCCAGGAGCGGCAGGAGGTGGAGGAGGCCGCAGCGGTTCTGCGCAAGGTCCGCGCTGGATCCAAGGCTCGAACCGTCACACTGGGGCTTCCGACCCTGGGGCCGCCGAAGGAGACAGCCGAGTGA
- a CDS encoding tyrosine-type recombinase/integrase, with product MVVDNRYELHSAASAFIASFRDEGDSVNTQRTYAIRVAQYLTWCAMFGVDWGDPTFRQLSSFKSWLVEEPLPSRGRKPPTERRYRSKGTANAILTTVFGFLRFCGLQDYAPASVVSKLTEPKQLTFAPPAHDPGENGQFRSISARKLKFKVAVPGYEWLTRAQVDAIIASALHARDRFLVHLMAATGVRIGEALGMRREDMHLLPDSRTVGCSVVGPHIHVVRREDNANGAVAKARQPRWIPVDEEFAGAYAAYQHERDEVTEAEGSDFVFVNLFRAPLGAAMKYPSTYELFKRLAKQAGFEANPHMCRHYAATEWIRAGVGRDVVQGFMGHVSPVSMNPYVHASDEEKRKAVDMVAARREAVK from the coding sequence GTGGTGGTTGACAACCGCTACGAGCTGCACTCTGCCGCCAGTGCGTTCATCGCGTCCTTCAGGGATGAAGGCGACTCAGTGAACACCCAACGCACCTACGCGATCCGGGTCGCCCAATACCTCACGTGGTGCGCGATGTTCGGGGTCGACTGGGGTGATCCGACGTTCCGCCAGCTCAGCTCGTTCAAGTCGTGGCTGGTCGAGGAGCCCCTTCCGTCGCGGGGGCGGAAGCCGCCGACCGAGCGGCGGTACCGGAGCAAGGGCACGGCGAACGCCATCTTGACGACCGTGTTCGGGTTTCTTCGCTTCTGCGGGCTCCAGGACTACGCTCCGGCAAGCGTTGTCTCGAAGCTGACGGAGCCGAAGCAGCTGACCTTCGCTCCGCCCGCCCACGACCCAGGCGAGAACGGGCAGTTCCGCTCGATCAGCGCCCGCAAGCTCAAGTTCAAAGTCGCCGTCCCCGGATACGAGTGGCTCACTCGTGCGCAGGTGGACGCCATCATCGCCTCCGCGCTGCACGCACGGGACAGGTTCCTGGTGCACCTGATGGCCGCCACGGGCGTGCGAATCGGTGAAGCCCTGGGCATGCGGCGCGAGGACATGCACCTGCTGCCGGACTCGCGGACCGTCGGATGCTCCGTGGTGGGCCCACACATCCATGTTGTGCGGCGTGAAGACAACGCGAACGGCGCGGTAGCGAAAGCGCGGCAGCCGCGTTGGATCCCGGTGGACGAGGAGTTCGCCGGCGCCTATGCCGCCTACCAGCACGAGCGTGACGAGGTAACGGAGGCTGAGGGGTCGGATTTCGTCTTCGTCAATCTCTTTCGCGCACCGCTCGGGGCTGCGATGAAGTACCCCTCGACCTACGAGCTGTTCAAGCGTCTCGCCAAGCAGGCCGGGTTCGAGGCGAATCCGCACATGTGTCGCCACTACGCAGCCACCGAGTGGATCCGCGCAGGGGTGGGGCGGGACGTTGTGCAGGGCTTCATGGGTCACGTCTCGCCGGTCTCGATGAACCCCTACGTCCACGCCAGCGACGAAGAGAAGCGGAAGGCCGTCGATATGGTCGCCGCACGCCGGGAGGCCGTTAAGTGA